In the genome of Populus nigra chromosome 9, ddPopNigr1.1, whole genome shotgun sequence, one region contains:
- the LOC133703625 gene encoding cysteine-rich receptor-like protein kinase 25 → MGKMFSSFAKSIQLLLLCFSLANFLDLACADPPYKGCSNNSSYSANSPFQNNLEILMSSLRSNASVSKLYNTSTGNELDRIYAQYMCLNYVTHDECSTCIKVASQTITRLCPGDKEAVVWEELCQLRYSSQNFLAHLDVSGNIPQHNKNDVKNPVQFRSVVNEALDNLIKQAASSASANMYATTEVPFNDTYTLYALVQCSTDLSPDDCNTCLRVSLANIRNCCYASRGVRVLSRSCYLRYELYAFYEGETTLQKKETEIWMIIILTVAGALLVVVILGFFLVKRNGIEKWKKENTRQLDIGPGIGRPNRCDFQIQSFHRDGLNVQESSFMALASIYEATNNFSNSNFLGKGGFGPVYKGILSDGKEVAVKRLSTWSEQGINEFTNEVRLIIKLQHKNLVKLHGFCVDGEEKLLVYEFMPNSSLDVFLFDPKKRAQLNWQTRIGIINGIAKGTLYLHEDSRLRIIHRDLKASNVLLDKDMNPKISDFGMARMFAGSEVEANTARIVGTYGYMAPEYAMEGLYSIKSDVFSFGVLLLEIITGKKNSGFKSKRASSLLAYAWPLWNEGNELLLIDSLLADSCCLDEFSRYMHIGLLCVQEDFGGRPRMSSVVSMLKNESSTLPKPKRPGFFAWTFTGHCEASASKCSVNGLTISDIFPR, encoded by the exons ATGGGTAAAATGTTTTCAAGTTTTGCAAAATCCATTCAATTGCTTTTGCTGTGTTTTTCGCTTGCCAACTTTCTTGATCTTGCTTGCGCTGATCCTCCCTACAAAGGTTGCTCAAACAATTCTAGCTATTCAGCCAATAGTCCATTCCAAAACAATCTCGAGATCCTCATGTCCTCTCTTCGTTCAAATGCATCAGTTTCAAAACTTTACAATACCTCTACTGGAAATGAACTTGACAGAATCTATGCTCAATATATGTGCCTCAACTATGTAACACATGATGAATGCAGTACTTGCATAAAGGTAGCATCACAAACTATCACGCGGCTTTGCCCAGGAGATAAGGAAGCAGTTGTATGGGAAGAACTATGCCAATTGCGCTACTCAAGTCAAAATTTCTTAGCCCACTTGGATGTCTCAGGAAACATTCCACAACATAATAAAAACGATGTTAAAAATCCAGTGCAGTTCAGATCGGTGGTCAATGAAGCTTTGGATAACCTCATTAAACAGGCTGCTTCTAGTGCTTCGGCAAATATGTACGCTACTACAGAAGTACCCTTCAACGATACATACACACTGTATGCCTTGGTGCAATGTTCTACAGACTTATCCCCAGATGATTGTAACACGTGCCTTCGGGTTTCCCTAGCAAATATTCGGAATTGCTGCTATGCTTCTCGTGGAGTGCGGGTTCTTAGCCGCAGTTGCTACTTAAGGTATGAGTTATACGCCTTCTATGAAGGTGAAACAACTCTGCAGAAAAAG GAAACCGAAATATGGATGATTATCATCCTTACAGTTGCAGGAGCACTTCTAGTTGTAGTCATCTTAGGCTTCTTTCTCGTGAAGagaaatggaattgaaaaat ggaagaaagaaaatactAGACAACTTGATATAGGTCCTGGGATTGGTCGCCCAAACCGCTGTGATTTCCAGATCCAAAGTTTTCATAGGGATGGTCTTAATGTTCAGGAATCTTCATTTATGGCTTTAGCTTCCATATACGAAGCTACTAATAACTTTTCTAACTCAAATTTTCTTGGAAAAGGTGGTTTTGGCCCTGTttacaag gGCATACTGAGTGATGGAAAGGAAGTAGCAGTAAAGAGACTTTCAACTTGGTCTGAGCAAGGCATAAACGAGTTTACGAATGAAGTTCGGCTAATCATAAAACTTCAGCATAAAAATCTTGTTAAACTGCATGGTTTTTGTGTTGACGGAGAGGAAAAGCTTCTGGTGTATGAATTCATGCCTAACAGCAGCCTCGATGTTTTCCTTTTTG ATCCTAAGAAACGTGCACAGCTTAATTGGCAAACACGAATTGGTATTATAAATGGAATTGCAAAAGGAACTCTGTATCTACACGAGGATTCTAGGCTTAGAATCATTCATCGAGACCTGAAAGCTAGCAATGTGTTGTTGGACAAGGATATGAACCCCAAAATTTCTGACTTCGGAATGGCAAGGATGTTTGCAGGCAGTGAAGTCGAAGCCAATACTGCTAGGATAGTTGGAACATA TGGATACATGGCACCAGAGTATGCTATGGAAGGACTTTACTCCATCAAATCTgatgtttttagttttggagTTCTTCTACTTGAGATCATAACTGGAAAAAAGAATTCTGGATTCAAGTCAAAACGTGCTTCCAGCCTCCTAGCTTAT GCATGGCCATTATGGAACGAAGGAAATGAGCTATTGTTGATAGATTCATTGTTGGCCGATTCATGCTGTTTAGATGAATTCTCGCGATACATGCATATTGGTTTATTATGTGTTCAAGAAGATTTTGGTGGAAGGCCTAGAATGTCATCTGTTGTATCAATGCTGAAAAATGAAAGCTCAACTCTTCCCAAACCAAAACGGCCGGGATTTTTTGCATGGACATTCACAGGCCACTGTGAGGCTAGTGCTAGCAAGTGCTCTGTCAATGGCTTAACAATTTCTGATATTTTTCCCAGATGA